A genomic region of Paenibacillus sp. PL2-23 contains the following coding sequences:
- a CDS encoding glucose PTS transporter subunit IIA, translating into MTFIGSLQQLGRAFMLPMIVLPAAAVFLSISQLPWELIGLPGMPEHLRNASDIIFAYLPYIFALGIALGLTSNALAAGMAALIGMIIYKGITGSADPNIEPTVLIGAIIGIFSGFSHERFKDLRLPEYIQFFGGPRFVPLFVSCISLIFAIGMVNVAPALQSLLVQLGDTVSTGGGFGVFLYGFIHRILVVFGLHHLVSHVFWFQIGGFETEAGNTVYGDLPRFFAGDPTAGSFMAGLYPTMMFALPAIAFAIIHEAREDLKPKIRKTFMYAALASFLTGVTEPVEFAFLFVAPYLYVVHALLSGFIMWITYELGILHGFSFSAGAIDFILNAHLATRGWLLIPIGIVVGIIYYLLFRWAIRRFRIPTPGREEGSQLDEWAGDIPYRAPLILQAIGGKQNIVQMESCITRLRLKVSNEKIIDINALRNLGAAGVIRLGGGHVQVVFGTYSELIREEMLKAIRRDQAQVLFHSPMQGRMIPLEEVPDPIFAGKLVGQGVAFIPEKGELVSPVKGKVMHIYPTMHAIGIKTAEGLEVLLHIGIDTSRLGGKSYFEAFVKEGDDVTPGKLLIRFNLQRVRKEAKSLATPMVITNSDIVQSWRYAPFKAVRKGQSSVMSVVLKESNGGGETQ; encoded by the coding sequence ATGACTTTCATAGGGAGCCTGCAGCAATTGGGCAGGGCTTTCATGCTGCCGATGATCGTGCTGCCCGCAGCGGCCGTGTTCCTCAGCATCAGTCAGCTGCCATGGGAGCTGATTGGCCTGCCGGGGATGCCAGAGCATCTGAGGAATGCAAGCGACATCATATTCGCTTATTTGCCGTATATATTCGCGCTTGGCATCGCGCTTGGCTTAACGAGCAATGCCTTGGCCGCAGGAATGGCGGCATTGATCGGCATGATTATTTATAAGGGGATTACGGGCTCCGCCGATCCCAATATCGAGCCGACGGTTCTGATCGGCGCCATTATCGGTATTTTTTCGGGATTCAGCCATGAGCGGTTCAAGGATTTGCGGCTTCCGGAATATATTCAGTTTTTTGGCGGGCCGCGTTTTGTTCCGTTGTTCGTCAGTTGTATTTCGCTTATATTCGCCATAGGTATGGTTAATGTTGCTCCCGCTCTGCAAAGCTTGCTTGTACAACTGGGTGACACAGTATCTACCGGCGGCGGCTTCGGCGTGTTCCTGTATGGCTTCATCCATCGTATTCTCGTTGTGTTCGGGCTTCACCATCTGGTCAGCCATGTGTTCTGGTTTCAGATCGGAGGCTTCGAGACGGAGGCCGGGAATACCGTATACGGGGATTTGCCGCGTTTCTTTGCGGGGGACCCCACCGCCGGCAGCTTTATGGCCGGGCTGTATCCCACCATGATGTTCGCGCTGCCCGCCATTGCATTCGCGATTATTCACGAGGCGCGGGAGGATTTGAAGCCTAAGATCCGCAAGACGTTTATGTACGCCGCGCTGGCGTCGTTCCTGACAGGGGTGACGGAGCCTGTCGAATTTGCGTTTCTGTTCGTCGCGCCATATTTGTACGTCGTTCACGCGCTCCTGTCCGGCTTTATCATGTGGATTACATATGAGCTGGGCATCCTGCACGGCTTCTCTTTCTCGGCAGGCGCCATTGACTTTATTCTGAATGCCCATCTGGCTACACGAGGCTGGCTGCTGATTCCGATTGGCATTGTGGTTGGGATCATCTATTATTTGCTGTTCAGGTGGGCGATCCGCCGATTCCGCATTCCCACTCCGGGACGCGAGGAGGGCTCTCAGCTCGACGAATGGGCCGGGGATATCCCTTATCGGGCGCCGCTCATTCTGCAAGCCATAGGCGGCAAACAAAATATTGTGCAGATGGAATCCTGTATCACCCGTCTCCGACTGAAGGTATCGAACGAAAAAATTATCGATATTAACGCGCTTCGCAATCTGGGCGCGGCGGGGGTTATCCGGCTGGGCGGCGGCCATGTTCAGGTCGTGTTCGGCACCTATTCCGAGCTTATTCGCGAGGAGATGCTGAAGGCGATTCGGCGCGACCAGGCCCAGGTGCTGTTCCATTCGCCGATGCAGGGCCGCATGATTCCTCTCGAAGAGGTGCCTGATCCCATATTCGCCGGCAAGCTGGTGGGTCAGGGCGTCGCGTTTATCCCGGAGAAGGGAGAGCTTGTATCGCCGGTTAAGGGGAAGGTTATGCATATTTATCCGACGATGCACGCCATCGGCATCAAGACGGCGGAAGGGCTGGAGGTGCTGCTGCATATTGGCATCGACACGTCCCGTCTGGGAGGCAAATCGTATTTCGAAGCCTTCGTCAAGGAGGGAGACGACGTCACTCCCGGCAAGCTGCTGATCCGCTTCAATCTGCAGCGGGTTCGCAAGGAAGCCAAATCCTTGGCCACACCTATGGTCATTACGAACTCCGATATCGTCCAATCCTGGAGATACGCGCCGTTCAAAGCGGTGAGGAAGGGCCAATCGTCGGTCATGTCAGTCGTGCTTAAAGAGAGCAATGGTGGAGGGGAAACACAATGA
- the aroA gene encoding 3-phosphoshikimate 1-carboxyvinyltransferase, producing MDVIVTPTPRLKGRIEALSSKNYTTRYLLVAALAEGTSTIYFPAHSEDSDAMRRCIRDLGALVEEDDEKIVITGFGRNPKPVEQLDVGNAGAVLRFLMAVASLCPDVTFINRYPDSLGKRPHDDLIESLGKMGVTIEHNEGKLPIRIQGGQPRGGKIQVSGNISSQFLSALLFLTPLLDEDSEIEVLHDLKSKVVVGQTLEVLEQAGIVIHADEDYMRFRVPGRQRYEAKTYYVQGDYPGSAAILAAAAVTESDVVVNRLLERSKQGERAVVDVLRMMEAPLTHENGVVHVQGNGKLKAVEFDGDHATDAVLAMVAAAVFAEGTSRFYNVENLRYKECDRITDYLNELRKAGANVEERQSEIIVHGRPEGVEGGVDIDAHYDHRVIMALTVVGLRAKAPIRIHDAHHVAKSYPIYFDHLKALGANVEWVQGEGDSSSH from the coding sequence GAGGCGCTGTCCTCGAAGAACTATACGACAAGATATTTGCTGGTAGCGGCTCTTGCGGAAGGCACCAGCACGATTTATTTTCCCGCGCACAGTGAAGACAGCGACGCTATGCGCCGCTGCATTCGCGATCTGGGGGCATTGGTGGAGGAGGACGACGAGAAGATCGTCATTACCGGCTTCGGCCGCAATCCCAAGCCGGTAGAGCAGCTGGATGTAGGCAATGCGGGCGCCGTTCTGCGCTTCCTCATGGCGGTGGCGTCGTTATGCCCGGACGTTACCTTCATTAATCGTTACCCGGATTCGCTCGGCAAACGTCCTCATGATGATTTGATTGAGTCGCTGGGCAAGATGGGCGTTACAATTGAGCATAATGAAGGCAAGCTCCCGATTCGCATTCAAGGCGGACAGCCGCGCGGCGGCAAAATTCAAGTGTCCGGCAACATCAGCTCGCAGTTCCTGAGCGCGCTCTTGTTCTTGACTCCGCTCCTCGACGAGGACAGTGAAATCGAGGTGCTTCACGACTTGAAGTCCAAGGTGGTCGTCGGACAGACGCTTGAGGTGCTGGAGCAAGCCGGCATCGTCATTCATGCGGACGAGGATTATATGAGGTTCAGAGTGCCGGGGCGTCAGCGTTATGAAGCGAAGACGTACTACGTACAAGGCGATTACCCGGGCTCCGCGGCCATTCTCGCCGCTGCCGCTGTAACGGAGTCTGACGTCGTTGTGAACCGTTTGCTGGAGCGCAGCAAGCAGGGCGAACGCGCGGTTGTGGATGTACTGCGGATGATGGAAGCCCCGCTTACCCACGAGAACGGCGTTGTGCACGTGCAAGGCAACGGCAAGCTGAAGGCGGTAGAGTTCGACGGGGACCATGCGACTGACGCCGTTCTGGCGATGGTGGCGGCCGCCGTGTTTGCGGAGGGCACATCGCGTTTCTATAATGTAGAGAATCTTCGCTACAAGGAGTGCGACCGCATTACCGACTATTTGAATGAGCTGCGCAAGGCGGGAGCGAACGTGGAGGAGCGCCAAAGCGAGATCATCGTGCATGGCCGTCCGGAAGGCGTCGAGGGCGGCGTCGACATCGACGCGCATTATGATCACCGGGTCATTATGGCGCTGACGGTCGTGGGACTGCGCGCCAAAGCGCCGATCCGTATTCATGACGCGCATCATGTCGCGAAATCGTACCCGATTTACTTTGACCACCTGAAGGCGCTGGGCGCCAACGTGGAATGGGTGCAAGGCGAAGGCGATTCCTCTTCTCATTAA
- the ptsP gene encoding phosphoenolpyruvate--protein phosphotransferase has translation MIQGIGASSGIAIGKAFVLPNWEWEVPDQKIDVADFAREFERVYEGIRTSKHEIEQIKDELREVVGSEETHIFDAHIAILDDPVFMNEIQGIIQRQYKAAEVAVKEAIDHFVTMFDLLDDEYMKERALDIKDVGNRLLKHLLGVPEIALPKDTQPFILVAKELSPSQLAHINPDHVLGIVTMAGSTTSHSSIMARALGIPLVVGVEGDLNEPINTGQMIVVDGGEGKVYIEPEPAIIAEYERLRESETEEKRKLQHIADRTSVTPDGKSLRLKANISSMKELEIALSSGASGVGLFRTEFLYMDRSRFPREEEQFEVYRSVAERLGGESLVIRTLDIGGDKQLDYFELPEEDNPFLGYRAIRISLDRRDLFKTQLRAILRASAFGDVKLMYPLISSLEEVRAANAILDEARRELDEDGIAYDKAMKVGIMIEVPAAVMIADLLAQEVDFFSVGTNDLVQFTLAVDRMNEQISHLYDPFHPALLRMLLQTAEAAKRQGITVSVCGEMAGDLRALPIWLGLDVDDLSMSAHSILHVKQRLLMTRQEESRALLEQLKACRTSNEIVQRLNDFKATINERTANG, from the coding sequence ATGATTCAAGGGATTGGCGCCTCGTCGGGCATCGCGATCGGGAAAGCTTTTGTGCTGCCGAACTGGGAGTGGGAGGTACCCGATCAGAAGATCGACGTTGCGGATTTCGCCAGAGAGTTCGAGCGGGTGTATGAAGGGATTCGCACCTCCAAGCACGAAATCGAGCAGATCAAGGACGAGCTGAGGGAGGTTGTCGGCTCAGAGGAAACACATATATTCGACGCCCATATCGCGATATTGGACGACCCCGTGTTCATGAACGAAATTCAGGGCATTATCCAGCGCCAGTACAAGGCGGCGGAAGTGGCGGTCAAGGAGGCGATTGACCACTTCGTCACGATGTTCGACCTGCTGGACGACGAATATATGAAGGAGCGGGCGCTCGACATCAAGGATGTAGGCAATCGTCTGCTGAAGCATCTCCTGGGTGTGCCTGAGATTGCGCTGCCGAAGGATACACAGCCGTTCATTCTCGTTGCGAAGGAGCTGTCTCCGTCGCAGCTGGCCCATATTAACCCCGATCATGTGCTGGGCATTGTGACGATGGCCGGGAGTACGACTTCCCATTCCTCCATCATGGCTCGCGCTTTGGGCATTCCCCTTGTCGTGGGAGTGGAGGGGGATCTGAACGAGCCGATTAATACGGGCCAGATGATTGTCGTCGACGGCGGAGAAGGCAAGGTGTATATCGAGCCGGAGCCCGCCATTATCGCCGAATATGAACGGCTTCGAGAGAGCGAGACTGAGGAGAAGAGGAAGCTTCAGCATATCGCGGACCGCACCTCCGTCACGCCGGACGGCAAGTCGCTGAGGCTGAAGGCGAATATCAGCTCCATGAAGGAGCTCGAAATTGCCCTGTCGAGCGGAGCGAGCGGCGTGGGGCTGTTCCGGACGGAGTTTCTATACATGGACCGCAGCCGGTTCCCTCGCGAGGAGGAGCAGTTCGAGGTGTACCGAAGCGTGGCAGAGCGCCTGGGAGGGGAATCGCTGGTCATCCGAACGCTGGATATTGGCGGCGACAAGCAGCTGGATTACTTCGAGCTGCCAGAGGAAGATAATCCATTCCTGGGATACAGAGCCATCCGTATCTCATTGGACCGCAGAGATCTGTTCAAGACGCAGCTTCGAGCTATTCTCCGCGCAAGCGCCTTCGGGGATGTGAAGTTGATGTATCCCTTGATCTCTTCTCTCGAAGAAGTGAGAGCGGCGAACGCCATTCTGGATGAAGCAAGACGGGAGCTGGATGAGGACGGCATCGCTTATGACAAGGCGATGAAGGTGGGGATCATGATTGAGGTGCCCGCAGCCGTCATGATTGCGGATTTGCTGGCCCAGGAGGTTGATTTCTTCAGCGTCGGCACCAATGATCTGGTGCAGTTCACGCTTGCGGTCGATCGGATGAACGAGCAAATTTCCCATCTCTATGATCCATTCCATCCCGCATTGCTGCGGATGCTGCTGCAGACAGCGGAAGCGGCGAAGAGACAGGGCATTACGGTCAGCGTGTGCGGGGAGATGGCTGGCGACCTCAGAGCGCTGCCGATTTGGCTCGGTCTTGACGTTGACGACCTTAGCATGTCGGCTCACTCCATTCTGCATGTGAAGCAGAGACTTCTGATGACCAGGCAGGAGGAGAGCAGAGCGCTGCTTGAGCAGCTCAAAGCGTGCCGCACCAGCAACGAAATTGTGCAGCGCTTGAATGATTTCAAAGCGACTATAAACGAACGAACAGCGAATGGCTAG
- a CDS encoding VanZ family protein translates to MNQINKWLRFIPALLWMGVIFALSSRTGDEIGSILPFFQTFFPAMKDFNWGHFVSYFILAAAFDYGFGRRSERWSMKLVIIALCGLYGVTDELHQSYVGGRMMDPMDIRNDIIGAAIWTLVASVPFVRDRWRRLVRS, encoded by the coding sequence ATGAATCAAATAAACAAATGGCTGCGATTTATTCCGGCTTTGCTATGGATGGGCGTCATCTTCGCGTTATCCTCCCGCACCGGCGACGAAATAGGGTCCATTCTGCCGTTTTTTCAGACTTTTTTTCCCGCAATGAAGGACTTCAACTGGGGACACTTCGTGTCTTACTTCATTCTTGCAGCGGCATTCGACTATGGGTTCGGAAGAAGGTCCGAGCGATGGTCCATGAAGCTTGTGATTATCGCCCTCTGCGGCTTGTACGGGGTGACGGATGAGCTTCACCAATCCTATGTGGGCGGCCGTATGATGGACCCCATGGATATTCGCAATGATATCATCGGGGCTGCCATCTGGACACTCGTGGCATCGGTGCCATTCGTCCGGGACAGGTGGAGAAGGCTCGTCCGATCCTAA
- a CDS encoding type 1 glutamine amidotransferase domain-containing protein: MSLSNTTVICLLDDEFEDLELWYPVYRAREAGATVLFAGPEKGKTHIGKYGVPAVADISFDEMNSRDIQGLLVPGGWAPDKLRRYPKVLQLVQELNDSDKPIGQICHAGWVLISAKILHGRKVTSTPGIRDDMENAGAEWFDEPVVVDGNLISARRPPDLPPYAKAFVDALEQRMG, encoded by the coding sequence ATGAGCTTGAGCAACACAACGGTTATTTGTCTGCTGGACGACGAATTCGAGGATCTGGAATTATGGTATCCTGTATACCGCGCCCGCGAGGCTGGCGCGACGGTGCTGTTCGCAGGGCCCGAGAAAGGCAAGACGCATATTGGCAAATATGGCGTACCCGCCGTGGCGGACATATCCTTCGACGAGATGAACAGCCGGGACATTCAAGGCCTTCTTGTTCCTGGCGGCTGGGCCCCCGACAAGCTGAGACGCTACCCGAAGGTGCTCCAGCTGGTACAAGAGCTTAACGACTCGGACAAGCCGATCGGCCAAATCTGCCATGCGGGCTGGGTGCTAATATCAGCCAAAATATTGCATGGTCGCAAGGTCACATCGACGCCGGGCATACGGGATGATATGGAGAACGCAGGTGCGGAATGGTTCGACGAGCCGGTTGTGGTGGACGGCAATCTGATCTCCGCTCGCAGACCGCCTGATCTCCCGCCGTACGCCAAAGCATTTGTGGACGCATTAGAACAGCGAATGGGCTAG
- a CDS encoding CoA-binding protein, which produces MAFHNPDREQIRELLRSSETIAVVGLSDKPDRVSYMVSEAMQKKGYTIIPVNPNAETILGQQSYAKLSDIPVPVDIVNVFRRSEHTPAVAEEAAAIGAKTLWLQLGISNDEAANIASAAGMNIIMDRCIKVEDSILLPQGKSKT; this is translated from the coding sequence ATGGCATTTCATAATCCAGATAGAGAGCAGATCAGAGAGCTGCTGCGTTCAAGCGAGACGATTGCGGTTGTCGGACTGTCCGACAAGCCGGATCGGGTTTCCTATATGGTATCGGAAGCCATGCAGAAGAAGGGGTATACGATTATTCCTGTTAATCCGAACGCGGAGACGATTCTGGGGCAGCAAAGCTACGCGAAGCTAAGCGATATTCCCGTCCCGGTAGACATTGTCAATGTGTTCAGACGGAGCGAGCATACGCCAGCTGTCGCCGAGGAAGCGGCTGCCATCGGTGCCAAAACCTTGTGGCTTCAGCTAGGCATATCGAACGACGAAGCGGCGAATATCGCCTCAGCGGCAGGGATGAACATCATTATGGATCGCTGCATCAAGGTGGAGGACTCCATCCTCCTGCCCCAAGGAAAATCCAAAACCTGA
- a CDS encoding 5'-methylthioadenosine/adenosylhomocysteine nucleosidase: MTAKIGIIGAMAEEIELLHQHVEVSSECTKAGITYYEGSFHGKAVIYCKSGVGKVNAAVCTQLLLDLGAGCVLFTGVAGALDPSLNIGDIVVSTSCIQHDMDVTPLGFARGVIPFHPRSEFVADEQLVRLAYEAAERVFPGHCLKGKVLSGDQFIADRGTVEELHKTLQGVCAEMEGAAVAQVCDMNNIPYVVIRSMSDKADGSAHVNFAEFTVQASDNSYRIIDEMMKQL, from the coding sequence ATGACAGCAAAGATAGGCATCATCGGCGCGATGGCGGAGGAGATCGAGCTGCTTCACCAGCATGTTGAGGTAAGCTCCGAATGTACGAAAGCCGGCATCACGTATTATGAGGGCAGCTTTCACGGGAAAGCAGTCATCTACTGCAAGTCGGGCGTAGGCAAGGTGAATGCCGCAGTATGCACACAGCTTCTGCTGGATCTGGGAGCAGGCTGCGTATTGTTCACTGGTGTTGCGGGGGCGCTGGATCCATCGCTTAACATCGGAGATATCGTTGTCTCTACGAGCTGCATCCAGCATGACATGGATGTAACTCCGCTGGGCTTCGCAAGAGGCGTTATTCCGTTTCACCCGCGCTCGGAATTTGTGGCGGACGAGCAGCTTGTGCGGCTGGCCTATGAAGCGGCGGAACGCGTGTTCCCGGGACACTGCCTCAAGGGCAAGGTGCTTTCGGGTGATCAGTTTATCGCTGACAGAGGGACGGTGGAGGAGCTTCACAAAACCCTGCAAGGCGTATGCGCAGAGATGGAAGGCGCGGCAGTGGCTCAAGTATGCGATATGAATAACATTCCTTATGTTGTTATCCGTTCCATGTCGGACAAGGCTGACGGCTCCGCGCATGTAAACTTTGCGGAATTTACGGTGCAAGCCTCTGACAATTCGTATCGAATTATCGATGAAATGATGAAGCAGCTATAG
- the ccpA gene encoding catabolite control protein A produces the protein MTVTIYDVAREAGVSMATVSRVVNNNPNVKPATRKKVYEAIERLGYRPNAVARGLASKKTTTVGVVIPDISNAIFAEVARGIEDIANMYHYNIILCNADKKKDKEIRVINTLLEKQVDGLLFMGGAVTDDHVVAFRTANVPIVLCATSDENNQIPSVDINHEEAAFDAVMKLVSQGHKRIAMISGTLQDPSNGYARFQGYKRALEQSGLTYDETLVRIGNYRYESGVDAMKYFIELDERPTAVFSATDEMAIGAIHCIQDSGLSVPGDISVISVDNSRMASMVRPQLTAVAQPMYDIGAVSMRLLTKLMKKENVEHSKVVLPHEIVVRHSVGGIEA, from the coding sequence GTGACGGTAACCATTTATGATGTAGCAAGAGAAGCAGGTGTGTCCATGGCAACGGTTTCCCGGGTCGTCAATAACAACCCGAACGTGAAACCAGCAACAAGGAAGAAAGTGTACGAGGCCATCGAGCGTCTCGGCTATCGTCCAAACGCGGTAGCGCGCGGCTTGGCCAGCAAGAAGACTACTACGGTTGGCGTCGTCATTCCCGATATATCCAACGCGATATTTGCAGAGGTAGCTCGCGGTATCGAAGATATTGCGAACATGTATCATTATAATATTATCCTGTGCAACGCCGATAAGAAGAAAGACAAGGAAATCCGGGTCATCAACACCCTTCTGGAGAAGCAGGTTGACGGCTTGCTGTTTATGGGCGGGGCGGTTACGGACGATCATGTAGTCGCGTTCCGCACAGCTAATGTGCCGATTGTATTGTGCGCGACCAGCGACGAGAACAATCAGATTCCTTCTGTGGACATCAACCATGAAGAGGCTGCCTTCGATGCGGTTATGAAGCTGGTGTCGCAAGGGCATAAACGTATTGCCATGATTAGCGGCACGCTGCAGGATCCGTCCAACGGCTACGCCCGATTCCAGGGTTATAAGCGCGCATTGGAGCAATCCGGCCTTACATACGATGAGACATTAGTTCGCATTGGCAACTACCGGTATGAATCCGGTGTAGACGCGATGAAATATTTTATTGAGCTGGATGAGCGTCCGACGGCTGTCTTCTCCGCCACTGACGAAATGGCGATCGGCGCTATTCATTGCATTCAGGACTCCGGCCTCAGCGTGCCGGGAGACATATCGGTGATCAGTGTTGATAATAGCCGTATGGCGTCTATGGTCAGACCGCAGCTGACGGCGGTGGCGCAGCCGATGTACGATATTGGCGCCGTGTCCATGCGTCTGCTGACGAAGCTGATGAAGAAAGAAAATGTCGAGCATTCAAAGGTGGTTCTGCCGCATGAAATTGTTGTTCGGCATTCAGTTGGGGGCATTGAAGCATAA
- a CDS encoding acetoin utilization protein AcuC: MGSEAIFIHHSDSSGYKFHDEHPFDPIRQTLTIDLLMDAGALTKEQIISPDYRLSEQQLGWIHRHDYLQAVKQLDVEDDPRSKAVMAEPFGLQTEDTPFFPGLHKAASAIATGSLEAAEAVMSGQAKHAFHMAGGHHHAFPDRASGFCVYNDAAIAIAHIRRNYNARVLYVDTDVHHGDGVQWSFYEDPDVCTYSIHETGKFLFPGTGFVHEKGVDAGFGACYNMPLEPYTEDDSWLESFNITLRKVIAAFKPDIIISQHGCDAHAFDPLSHIHCSMRIYEQIPAIVHELAHAYTEGRWVALGGGGYDIWRVVPRAWAHVWLEMTEHPLSAQIRQGSQVPLPPSWLERWKDRSPVPLPDYWQDNMADIPAIPRRSIITEQNRAVQSIVIQDL; this comes from the coding sequence ATGGGATCAGAAGCCATATTCATTCATCATTCCGATTCATCCGGTTATAAATTTCATGATGAACACCCCTTTGATCCGATCCGGCAAACATTGACTATCGATTTGCTGATGGATGCAGGGGCATTGACCAAGGAGCAAATCATTTCACCGGATTATCGATTATCCGAACAGCAATTAGGCTGGATTCATCGTCACGATTATTTGCAGGCGGTGAAGCAGCTGGATGTCGAAGACGACCCCCGCAGCAAGGCGGTTATGGCGGAGCCATTTGGCCTGCAGACGGAGGACACGCCCTTCTTCCCCGGGCTGCACAAGGCCGCCTCTGCGATCGCCACCGGCTCGCTGGAGGCGGCTGAAGCTGTAATGAGTGGACAAGCCAAACACGCCTTCCATATGGCGGGCGGCCATCATCACGCGTTTCCTGACCGCGCGTCCGGCTTCTGCGTCTATAATGACGCAGCAATAGCCATTGCGCACATACGAAGGAATTATAACGCCAGAGTGCTGTACGTCGATACGGACGTTCACCATGGCGATGGCGTTCAATGGTCATTTTATGAGGACCCCGATGTCTGTACCTATTCCATTCACGAGACGGGCAAATTTCTGTTCCCTGGCACTGGCTTTGTCCACGAGAAAGGAGTCGATGCCGGCTTCGGCGCTTGCTATAATATGCCTCTGGAGCCGTATACCGAAGACGATTCCTGGCTGGAGAGCTTCAACATAACGCTGCGCAAGGTCATTGCGGCGTTCAAGCCCGATATTATCATCAGCCAGCATGGGTGCGACGCTCACGCCTTCGATCCTTTGTCCCATATTCATTGCAGCATGCGCATTTACGAGCAGATTCCCGCCATTGTGCATGAGCTGGCTCATGCCTACACGGAGGGCCGCTGGGTTGCGCTTGGAGGGGGAGGCTACGACATATGGAGGGTTGTCCCGCGCGCCTGGGCGCATGTCTGGCTGGAGATGACGGAGCATCCGCTCTCAGCCCAGATCAGACAGGGCTCTCAAGTCCCCCTGCCGCCATCCTGGCTGGAGCGCTGGAAGGACCGCAGCCCCGTTCCTCTGCCGGATTACTGGCAAGACAACATGGCTGATATACCCGCCATTCCGCGCCGCAGCATCATTACAGAGCAGAACCGCGCGGTGCAGTCCATAGTTATTCAGGACTTGTAG